From Glycine max cultivar Williams 82 chromosome 11, Glycine_max_v4.0, whole genome shotgun sequence, the proteins below share one genomic window:
- the LOC100804862 gene encoding E3 ubiquitin-protein ligase ATL6: protein MEVTQYTFLVVLVWSSLCTNAQWNNPINYSPFDEINKGENSKVTWSVSLSCVFISILVFVLFKLRACCCSSSGRRNTTKLVAAATETIEKCPVFEYSTAKELKVGNGTEECAVCLVEFEDSDTIKMLPKCQHVFHQHCIDTWLPSRMTCPICRQKLTSEDNTVIDVVDVVVPTEQQEHDDTESTESEVAVTAAEEQPQPDETAEHETDTDHSTVVEQVVEFEVVA, encoded by the coding sequence ATGGAGGTGACCCAATATACGTTCCTGGTGGTCCTAGTGTGGAGTTCATTATGTACAAATGCACAGTGGAATAACCCAATAAACTACTCTCCCTTCGACGAGATAAACAAAGGTGAAAACTCGAAGGTGACATGGAGTGTGTCGCTGTCATGTGTCTTCATTAGCATCCTCGTGTTTGTGTTGTTTAAGCTACGCGCGTGTTGTTGTTCTTCTTCCGGACGCCGTAACACTACAAAGCTCGTGGCAGCAGCCACAGAAACGATTGAAAAGTGCCCTGTTTTTGAATACTCGACGGCGAAGGAGCTTAAAGTGGGGAATGGGACAGAGGAGTGCGCGGTGTGTTTGGTCGAGTTCGAAGACTCTGACACCATTAAGATGCTCCCAAAATGCCAACACGTTTTCCACCAGCATTGCATCGATACATGGTTACCCTCTCGCATGACCTGTCCCATTTGTCGCCAGAAACTCACGTCTGAGGATAATACCGTAATCGACGTTGTTGATGTCGTCGTCCCAACGGAACAACAAGAACATGATGATACAGAGTCTACAGAGTCGGAGGTGGCAGTAACAGCAGCAGAAGAACAACCTCAACCTGATGAAACTGCAGAACATGAAACCGACACTGATCACAGTACTGTTGTGGAACAGGTGGTTGAATTTGAGGTTGTTGCCTGA